In bacterium, a genomic segment contains:
- the sdhB gene encoding succinate dehydrogenase iron-sulfur subunit, protein MPKLFIKIKRQDTPEADSYWEDFKISHKPGMSVISVLKSIEQKPLNARGEEVAPVVFSSSCHQEACGLCTMVINGRVQNACSVKVDELSQPISIEPLKKFKVERDLVVQKLSAIKPLKELKAWLAFDGTYDVGEAPIYGEEEASRSDTLSTCIRCMACLEVCPRFNERSAFVGAMAIASVSNLSQHPVGDFLKSARLEKLLDKGGLYDCDNVGNCQKACPKNIPLFDVIVELKKDASRMMG, encoded by the coding sequence ATGCCAAAACTTTTTATTAAAATTAAAAGGCAGGATACTCCCGAGGCCGACTCGTATTGGGAAGATTTTAAAATTTCCCACAAACCCGGGATGTCGGTAATTTCTGTTTTAAAAAGTATTGAACAAAAACCTCTTAATGCCCGTGGTGAAGAAGTAGCTCCCGTTGTTTTTTCGTCGTCCTGTCATCAAGAAGCCTGCGGGTTATGTACCATGGTTATTAACGGGCGTGTACAAAACGCATGTTCGGTTAAAGTAGATGAATTATCGCAACCTATATCCATAGAACCTCTTAAAAAATTTAAGGTAGAACGTGATTTGGTGGTTCAAAAATTGTCGGCGATTAAGCCGCTAAAAGAGCTAAAAGCCTGGCTTGCTTTTGATGGTACTTATGATGTGGGTGAAGCTCCTATTTATGGGGAAGAAGAGGCGTCTCGTTCGGATACATTATCAACGTGTATCCGTTGTATGGCCTGTTTAGAAGTTTGTCCCCGTTTTAACGAACGCTCGGCTTTTGTAGGGGCAATGGCTATTGCCAGTGTTTCCAATCTTAGTCAGCACCCTGTGGGCGATTTTTTAAAGAGCGCCAGGCTTGAAAAATTATTGGATAAGGGTGGGTTATACGACTGTGATAATGTGGGCAATTGTCAAAAAGCCTGTCCTAAAAACATACCGCTTTTTGACGTGATTGTGGAACTCAAAAAAGATGCCTCGCGCATGATGGGTTGA
- a CDS encoding FAD-binding protein, whose translation MKKPRVVVLGSGSSGLMATIKFAESGIPVTLVSALPSYAAHSSSLCHGLALPQNPREAGDSDALFLKDIITAADGLADQNSLKNLTDWSGRIYRLLTRLGIAFSTTQENRLDFRPAEGARVYRTLYAGFHTGRRLLYALDQVVRSFEEKGLVTRRDNLEFVSLIRSAEESVCGLTVMNKLNMDLEYIKADIVVAATGGFGQIFLNNTHPQVATGLAVSVLYQQGARLANMEFVQSQMGALHTLDGSLNVAPYALSEGGRFFIETGGKRWYFLEENFPKYRNWVTSDAVHRFLFDKYRDKAKLTGEYPLVYFDLSHRPRELFEGRLKNLREQVKKFTSHDIAHSPVPVSSAVTSTLGGLETDNYHMTNISGLFACGDAGHRYKGAYQPDNMVYLTSLYSGYWAATHALLYASGLNRGADSVPESVFDDELKRQHEANRTMLDLAGQEKPRLLFEELKHWMSDQATVVKDEAGLTKAADKILELKKRFERIKLADTGRFLNEELLFARRLWGALELAQAVVAASKARKESRGCHYRTDYPLRDDALFLKASSITYNSMGPVVEFKDIDQSVITPPHRAYC comes from the coding sequence ATGAAAAAGCCACGTGTGGTGGTTTTAGGTTCCGGTTCATCGGGGCTTATGGCTACCATTAAATTTGCTGAATCTGGGATTCCCGTCACTCTTGTGTCGGCATTGCCCTCGTATGCTGCACATAGTTCGTCGTTGTGCCACGGGCTGGCTTTGCCCCAAAACCCGCGTGAAGCGGGTGATAGTGATGCGCTTTTTTTAAAGGACATAATAACAGCTGCCGATGGTTTGGCCGATCAAAATAGTCTTAAAAATTTAACCGATTGGTCGGGTCGTATCTATCGGCTTCTTACGCGTTTAGGGATAGCTTTTTCTACCACTCAGGAAAACCGATTAGATTTTAGGCCTGCCGAAGGAGCTCGTGTATATCGCACTTTATATGCGGGTTTTCACACTGGGCGGCGTTTACTTTATGCTCTCGATCAGGTGGTGCGCTCTTTTGAGGAAAAAGGTTTGGTAACACGTCGGGATAATTTGGAATTTGTTTCTCTCATTCGATCGGCTGAAGAATCGGTATGTGGTTTAACGGTAATGAATAAGCTTAATATGGATTTAGAATATATTAAGGCCGATATTGTTGTTGCTGCTACCGGAGGTTTTGGACAAATTTTTCTTAACAACACGCATCCGCAAGTGGCCACGGGACTTGCCGTATCGGTTTTGTATCAGCAAGGAGCCCGACTCGCTAATATGGAATTTGTACAAAGCCAGATGGGGGCGTTGCATACTTTAGATGGCTCCTTAAATGTGGCCCCGTATGCGTTATCTGAAGGCGGGCGTTTTTTTATAGAAACAGGTGGAAAGCGTTGGTATTTTTTAGAGGAAAACTTTCCAAAATATCGCAATTGGGTAACAAGTGACGCTGTTCATCGTTTTTTGTTTGATAAATATCGTGATAAGGCCAAGCTTACCGGTGAATATCCTTTGGTGTATTTTGATTTATCACATCGTCCGCGCGAGCTCTTTGAAGGCCGTCTTAAAAATTTGCGTGAACAGGTTAAAAAATTTACGTCGCACGATATTGCGCACTCTCCTGTGCCTGTATCATCCGCTGTTACTAGCACTTTAGGCGGTCTTGAAACCGATAATTATCATATGACCAATATTTCCGGTTTATTTGCTTGCGGTGATGCAGGGCATAGGTACAAGGGGGCTTACCAGCCCGATAATATGGTTTATCTTACCAGTTTGTATTCGGGTTATTGGGCTGCAACGCATGCACTTTTATATGCCTCTGGTTTAAATAGAGGTGCCGATAGTGTTCCCGAATCGGTTTTTGACGATGAACTCAAACGACAACACGAGGCTAACCGCACCATGCTCGATTTGGCCGGGCAGGAAAAACCACGTTTATTATTTGAAGAATTAAAACATTGGATGAGTGATCAGGCAACTGTGGTAAAAGATGAAGCAGGCTTAACAAAAGCGGCCGACAAAATTTTAGAGTTAAAAAAGCGTTTTGAACGTATTAAACTTGCCGATACTGGGCGTTTTTTGAACGAAGAACTCTTATTTGCACGCAGGCTTTGGGGTGCTTTAGAGTTGGCGCAGGCAGTAGTGGCGGCCTCTAAAGCCCGAAAAGAGTCGCGCGGATGTCATTATCGCACCGATTATCCGTTGCGTGATGATGCTTTATTTTTAAAGGCTTCAAGCATTACTTACAATAGCATGGGGCCTGTAGTGGAATTTAAAGATATTGATCAGTCGGTAATAACACCGCCACATAGAGCTTATTGTTAA